The following coding sequences are from one Mytilus trossulus isolate FHL-02 chromosome 8, PNRI_Mtr1.1.1.hap1, whole genome shotgun sequence window:
- the LOC134728055 gene encoding metalloproteinase inhibitor 3-like: MNRLMLLVNTVLLVITWTANGAQGCSCLPQHPQSQFCSADFVFYGKVLREQVKQAPDDPYENEVVRKYTMQILHTMKGISARVDREIVVQSTGNSGMCGMSLQVGQQYVIMENDGMCGMSLQVGQQYVILGYRSGRKKTFGFCDFVKRTSSLSFEETFYLFTTGPYSYSKNCKNGCDDINDSSKGCHFSDSHQHYESSDCLSRSALCRKEKGVCKWYNHEQCPSATTRQTTRTTPVYRPLPIKKS; the protein is encoded by the exons ATGAACCGTTTGATGTTATTGGTTAATACGGTCCTGCTTGTTATAACATGGACGGCAAACGGTGCACAAGGATGTTCCTGCCTCCCTCAACATCCACAAAGCCAGTTTTGTTCTGCTGATTTCG TGTTCTATGGTAAAGTGCTGAGGGAACAAGTCAAACAAGCACCTGATGATCCTTATGAAAATGAAGTAGTGAGGAAATATACAATGCAAATTTTGCATACAATGAAG GGCATTTCCGCTCGTGTTGACAGAGAAATAGTTGTCCAGTCTACAGGGAATAGTGGTATGTGTGGAATGTCCCTTCAAGTAGGCCAACAGTATGTTATTATGG AGAATGATGGTATGTGTGGGATGTCCCTTCAAGTAGGCCAACAGTATGTTATTTTGG gTTATAGAAGCGGAAGGAAGAAAACGTTTGGATTTTGTGATTTTGTAAAGAGAACAAGTAGTTTGTCATTTGAGGAAACGTTTTACTTATTTACCACTGGTCCATATTCATACTCGAAAAACTGCAAGAATGGATGTGAC gACATAAACGATAGTTCGAAAGGATGCCATTTCTCAGATTCACATCAACACTATGAATCCTCTGATTGTTTGTCCAGGTCAGCATTATGTCGTAAGGAGAAAGGAGTCTGTAAATGGTATAACCACGAACAGTGTCCATCAGCTACAACACGACAAACCACCCGGACAACACCAGTATATCGTCCACTACCAATCAAGAAAAGTTAG